The region CCTTAAGCTGGGTGAAATATTCGTTGTAAAAGGCTGTTATAATATAGATGGGAATATCCTGATCTATTTTTCTCAGCTCCCGCAAAGTTCTGATACCGTCCCAGCCTGGCATCTTGAGATCGAGAAAGATCAGGTTATACTTATTTTCCTTCTCCATTACGACTCCCTTTTCGCCGGATTCCGAAGTGTGTACCTGATAATCCGTATCCTCAAGGGCGAGGGTAAATGAATCCCGTATCCCCTTACTGTCATCAATTACCAAAATACGTTTACTCATTGGAAACCCTCCTTCTGTCTCTCGATCGGCAATAAAACCTGAATTATGGTTCCTGATCCCAGGCTGCTTTTACAGATTATTTTTCCTTTATGTGCTGCAATAATGTTGTGGCAGATGGAAAGGCCCAGGCCGGTTCCCTCTCCCGTAGGTTTAGTCGTGAAGAAAGGATCAAATATCCTTTCCAGATTTTCCGGTGCGATACCGCAGCCGTTATCGGCGATTGCCACCTCAACCCAATCATCCTCACGGGCAATGTTTATGCGTATCTCCTGTCTTTCTTTC is a window of bacterium DNA encoding:
- a CDS encoding response regulator — translated: MSKRILVIDDSKGIRDSFTLALEDTDYQVHTSESGEKGVVMEKENKYNLIFLDLKMPGWDGIRTLRELRKIDQDIPIYIITAFYNEYFTQLKAAREEGLQFEILSKPIDSAQILSVTRDILETQM